The genomic stretch TGTTCACCACTAGCAATAGTATCAATTAGTTCCTTAGAACAATCCTTAGGGTGGCTAGTCATAAATCTTAACCAATAGTCACCTGGGATTTTATCAATCTCACCAAGTAACTTTGCAAATGTAATATCTTCGTCAAGGCCTTTACCGTAGGAATTTACATTTTGACCTAACAAAGTAATATCTTTATAGCCTGAATTAATTAGTTCCTTAGCTTCAGAAATAACATCGGCAGACTTACGACTTCTTTCTCTACCTCTAACATAAGGTACAATACAGTATGTACAGAAATTATCACAACCATACATAATAGGTAACCAACCCTTGAAAGTGCCATCTCTCTTAATTGGGATACCCTCATAAATCTTCTTATCGTCATTATCTCTTTCGTAAACTCTCTTACCTGAGAATAATGCTCTGTAATATAGTTCAGGGAAATTCTGCAAAGAATGAGTACCGAAAACTAATGAAACGAATGGAAAGCTATTGTACATTCTTTCTGCAATATGTTTTTGTTCCATCATACAACCACAAACTGCAATCATAATCTGTGGATGTTTTTTCTTAATTTTCTTTAATGCACCAACATTACCGAATACTCTATCCTCGGCATGTTCTCTAACTGCACAAGTATTGAACAAGATAAAGTCAGCATCATCAGGACCGTCTACAAATTCAAAACCTGCCTTTGAAAGCATACCTTTGATTTTTTCGCTATCAGCAACATTTTGCTGACAACCATATGTGTGAATATAAGCCAGAGGTACTTCTCCTCTTTTTCTGATATTCATAAGTTCAGAAATCAAGTTAAGATAATAATCTTGATTTTCCAAGAAATTTGTGTTATTTAAGTCACTTTTCTCCAAAGTAACACTCCTATCCATTGTTGTATCATCTTATTTTATCACAATATATATGTTTTTTCAACAGATATTTTTCTAATTTACTTTTGGATAGAGATAATCAGGTGTGTCACCAACAATAACAGTTTCACTGATAGCAAATTCATTTCTTATTTTCAAATTTTCCATATATGATTGGCTGATAAAAACTACTTCGGCATCAACAATCATATTTACCCTATGTATTGTCTGATTTACACCTGTACTTTCAAATGAACTTTTCAGTTCAACATCAACTGAACCTGTCATATCATATGAAAATTTTATCCTAGGTCCTAAACTTGATAGCATAGTAAGATTTGTTAAGTCACCTAAAGGTACTGAAAAATACTGAGTGTTTAGGTCATCCATTTTATTTTGGAACACATCAGAAAATTCATTTTGAATTTTATTAACTGCCGGTGTATTTACACTTAAAGACACTATTCCACCGGTTTTATTTTCTTTCTTTACTAGTAGCTTATCATAATCATAGTCACTATTAGAAATAACATCATCAGCAATTTTGGATACTCTTTCTTCTACAAGACCTCTGGCTTCATTTTCCATAATTTTGTCTTGTAGTGGTTTCATATAACTTTCAAATGCAATAGTTAATAAAATACATATTGCAATGAAAATTACAATAAACTTCATAAATTTTCTTTTTTTCTTAATTTTCTTAATAAGCAAAAAAACACCCCTGAGATATATTATCCCAGGAGTGTAAATTTGTTAAATCAGAACTTAATATCTTGTTCTTCCTCGTCATTAGCAATACCGTCTAAATCAAATTCAAGAACAGCATCACAATCAGGACATTCAACTTCACCTGTTAGAAGTTGATTTTCTGAAACTGCAATCTTCTTGTTGCACTGAGGACAAGTTACTTCATACATAGGTACATCTGCTTCATCAGAAGAATCATCATTCTGGGAAGTACAACAACCCTTGCAACCTGTTGAACAAGAGAACTTATCTAGGTCTTCATCATCTTCACCATAGACTACATCTTCAAGCATTGATAAATCGTCATTAAGTGTATCAACAATATCAACTGATTCATCATAACATTCTTCAAGTTCTTCAACTTCGTCAGCTAACTGACCAAGGAAATCAATAATTTCATTAAGAACCTTTACTTCGTCCTTGTTTTCGTCTAGGTTTAGACCTTCTGCTAATCCCTTAATATAGGAAATTCTTGCTGATAGGTTCATTACGCTCTACCCATATATTCGCCAGTTCTTGTATCGATCTGGATAACTTCGCCTTCGTCAATGAATAGTGGTACTTTAATTTCTGCACCTGTTTCAAGTGTAGCAGGCTTAGTAGCATTTGTAGCTGTATCGCCCTTGAAACCAGGATCAGTCTTAGTAACCTTTAGTTCAACAAAGTTAGGTGGTTCAACACCGAATACATTGCCCTTGTAAGAAAGAATCTTACATACCATATTTTCCTTAACGAACTTAAATGAGTCGCCTAGGATGTCAGCACTAATAGGAATCTGTTCCCATGTTTCTGTATCCATAAAGTAATATAGGCCACCGTCTTCGTAGCTATATTCCATATCTTTTCTTTCGATAAATGCTGTTGGGTACTTATCGTTTGGGTTGAAAGACTTTTCAACTACTGCACCTGTAATAACATTTTTATACTTTGTTCTAACGAATGCTGCACCTTTACCTGGCTTAACATGCTGGAATTCAATAACCTGAACTACCTGTCCGTCAAGTTCAAAAGTAACACCATTTCTAAAATCACCTGCTGAAATCATTGGTAATCCTCCTTAAATTTTATAAAATGCGACTACTCGCACAATTTATCATTAATATTATACATACAAATGGAATAAAAAGCAACCTCTTTTTACAGAATTGTTAATTCTTTTGGGAGGGACGCAAAACTTTTGTAACCATTCTCTGTAACAATTACGGTATCTTCTATTCTAACACCAAAATTATCTTTTATGTATATACCCGGTTCAATAGTGACAATCATACCTTCTTTTAAGATAGTGTCACACCTTGGACTTACTGTTGGATATTCGTGAATATCAAGACCTACACCATGACCTGTTGCGTGGCCAAAGCAACCTTCATAACCTTTAGAATATATATAGTCACGAGCAACCTTGTCAATATCAGAACACTTCATACCGGGCTTAACACTTTCCATTGCCATTTTG from Ruminococcus bovis encodes the following:
- the miaB gene encoding tRNA (N6-isopentenyl adenosine(37)-C2)-methylthiotransferase MiaB, encoding MDRSVTLEKSDLNNTNFLENQDYYLNLISELMNIRKRGEVPLAYIHTYGCQQNVADSEKIKGMLSKAGFEFVDGPDDADFILFNTCAVREHAEDRVFGNVGALKKIKKKHPQIMIAVCGCMMEQKHIAERMYNSFPFVSLVFGTHSLQNFPELYYRALFSGKRVYERDNDDKKIYEGIPIKRDGTFKGWLPIMYGCDNFCTYCIVPYVRGRERSRKSADVISEAKELINSGYKDITLLGQNVNSYGKGLDEDITFAKLLGEIDKIPGDYWLRFMTSHPKDCSKELIDTIASGEHISTHLHLPFQSGSDRILKKMNRHYDRKKYLEIINYAKEKIPNLSLTSDIIVGFPGETYEDFKETLSLIREVEFTSLFTFIYSPRVGTPAAKMDDPIPAEEKSKWFQELLAVQEEIAAKRCASMVGKKEKILVESVNKKNNKLQCRNSGNIIVECDGDENLIGTFQTAEITEARNWILKGKLI
- the efp gene encoding elongation factor P; amino-acid sequence: MISAGDFRNGVTFELDGQVVQVIEFQHVKPGKGAAFVRTKYKNVITGAVVEKSFNPNDKYPTAFIERKDMEYSYEDGGLYYFMDTETWEQIPISADILGDSFKFVKENMVCKILSYKGNVFGVEPPNFVELKVTKTDPGFKGDTATNATKPATLETGAEIKVPLFIDEGEVIQIDTRTGEYMGRA
- a CDS encoding CD1247 N-terminal domain-containing protein encodes the protein MNLSARISYIKGLAEGLNLDENKDEVKVLNEIIDFLGQLADEVEELEECYDESVDIVDTLNDDLSMLEDVVYGEDDEDLDKFSCSTGCKGCCTSQNDDSSDEADVPMYEVTCPQCNKKIAVSENQLLTGEVECPDCDAVLEFDLDGIANDEEEQDIKF
- the yunB gene encoding sporulation protein YunB, which codes for MLIKKIKKKRKFMKFIVIFIAICILLTIAFESYMKPLQDKIMENEARGLVEERVSKIADDVISNSDYDYDKLLVKKENKTGGIVSLSVNTPAVNKIQNEFSDVFQNKMDDLNTQYFSVPLGDLTNLTMLSSLGPRIKFSYDMTGSVDVELKSSFESTGVNQTIHRVNMIVDAEVVFISQSYMENLKIRNEFAISETVIVGDTPDYLYPKVN